Within bacterium, the genomic segment ACATTTCCTCAGGATCCGCCGGAGCGCTATCTGCCCTATCGCCACACCGAGTCCGGAGTTCCACCGATGGTGAGTTTTGGCCAGGGCTATCGGTATCATGTCACCGGTCTGGCGCATGACGAGAGCGGATTTCCGACCAACCGGTCGTCTGAAATAGAAAAGCTGCTGGATCGTCTGCATCGCAAGATCGAACAAAATCGCGACCATATCGTTGAGGTCGAGGCCTTTGAGATGGAGGATGCGGAGATCGGCCTTATCTCTTTTGGTTCCTCCGCACGCGCTTCGCGTCACGCAGTGCGACTGGCCCGCGAGGCGGGCAAAAGAGCGGGACTGTTGCGCATCAAGACGCTGTGGCCTTTTCCCGACAAGGAGATTCAAGTCTATGGCGATCGGGTAAAAAATTGGATCGTGGCGGAGATGAATAGGGGACAGTTGGTGCACGAG encodes:
- a CDS encoding 2-oxoacid:acceptor oxidoreductase subunit alpha, producing the protein RGGPSTGLPTLPSQGDIMQARWGTHGDHPIIALTPFSVAETFFLTVRAFNLAEQYRTPVILLLDEILGHVNEKVVLPEAGEITLVNRTFPQDPPERYLPYRHTESGVPPMVSFGQGYRYHVTGLAHDESGFPTNRSSEIEKLLDRLHRKIEQNRDHIVEVEAFEMEDAEIGLISFGSSARASRHAVRLAREAGKRAGLLRIKTLWPFPDKEIQVYGDRVKNWIVAEMNRGQLVHEVEWALCGRAPVHRITVYNGDPISPLTILDKINQLH